The proteins below come from a single Fusarium verticillioides 7600 chromosome 3, whole genome shotgun sequence genomic window:
- a CDS encoding NAD-dependent aldehyde dehydrogenase: MNRFITSGRMMRRARSPLSRNFSTSKTIPLIINGKDVVTDKTFQAISPINNEVIWNCSAVSQNHIDEAVSTANAAFPAWSKTKPSHRRDIFLSAANIMEKRREELLHYLHQEMGAGVDFQNFILGLAIEGLKDTAGRIAGAVTGSVPESIHEGMRAMILKRPYGVNLGIAPWNAPFHLGLRSITFPLATGNTAILKGAELTPACYWAIADILREAGLPDGCLNLVFHRVQEAPGVIESLVSHPDMKKINFTGSSGVGAIISSIAGKHLKPVVMELGGKASSIVLKDADLTKAAENCARGAFFNAGQVCMATERILVHSSIATEFQNVLAKTVNAMFGSQENTPVLITSAAAKKNRALVDDAISKGAKPLNMFSTDLDANTVDTKMRPVVLTNMSTSMDLYRQESFGPSVSWFTFDTEDEAIKLANDTDYGLSASIYTENLGTAFRVAEQLDSGAVHINSMTVHDEFALPHGGVKKSGFGRFNGYQGLDEFLYCKTVTWME, encoded by the exons ATGAATCGCTTCATTACCTCAGGGCGCATGATGCGCAGAGCCAGGTCCCCCTTGTCACGAAACTTCTCCACCAGCAAAACCATTCCTCTCATTATCAACGGCAAGGATGTCGTAACAGACAAGACTTTCCAAGCCATAAGCCCAATCAACAACGAAGTAATCTGGAACTGTTCTGCCGTTTCGCAAAATCACATCGATGAAGCCGTCTCTACTGCAAACGCGGCGTTTCCTGCCTGGTCCAAGACCAAGCCCTCTCACCGACGCGATATCTTCCTGTCGGCTGCCAACATCATGGAGAAGCGGAGAGAAGAGCTGCTACACTATCTACACCAGGAGATGGGAGCAGGCGTTGATTTCCAGAATTTCATTCTTGGCCTCGCCATTGAGGGTTTGAAGGATACTGCTGGAAGAattgctggtgctgttaCTGGTAGTGTTCCAGAGTCTATCCATGAAGGAATGCGCGCCATGATACTCAAAAGGCCGTATGGTGTGAACCTCGGTATTGCGCCATG GAACGCACCGTTTCACCTTGGTCTACGTTCCATTACGTTTCCCCTGGCCACTGGCAACACAGCCATTCTCAAGGGAGCAGAACTAACGCCAGCCTGCTACTGGGCCATCGCTGATATATTGCGCGAGGCTGGTCTCCCTGACGGCTGTCTTAACCTTGTGTTCCACCGGGTGCAGGAGGCTCCTGGTGTGATAGAGAGTCTTGTCAGTCATCCTGACATGAAGAAAATCAACTTTACTGGAAGTAGCGGTGTTGGTGCTATCATCTCATCTATTGCTGGCAAGCACTTGAAGCCAGTGGTCATGGAGCTTGGTGGTAAGGCCAGTTCTATTGTATTGAAGGATGCAGATCTAACCAAGGCTGCCGAAAACTGTGCACGAGGTGCCTTTTTCAAC GCTGGCCAAGTTTGCATGGCTACAGAACGCATCTTGGTGCACTCCTCCATCGCCACTGAGTTCCAAAACGTCCTGGCCAAAACAGTCAACGCAATGTTTGGGTCTCAGGAGAACACTCCAGTTCTTATCACATCTGCTgccgccaagaagaacagggctcttgtcgatgatgccatcTCTAAGGGTGCGAAGCCTCTGAATATGTTCAGCACGGACCTAGATGCCAATACTGTCGATACCAAGATGCGCCCCGTTGTGCTTACCAACATGTCAACATCGATGGACTTGTATCGCCAGGAGTCGTTTGGGCCAAGCGTCTCGTGGTTCACTTTTGACACAGAGGACGAGGCTATCAAACTAGCTAATGATACTGACTACGGCCTTTCAGCATCGATCTACACTGAAAACCTGGGAACCGCGTTCCGTGTCGCTGAGCAGCTGGACTCGGGCGCAGTGCATATCAATTCTATGACGGTGCATGATGAGTTCGCCCTGCCACATGGAGGTGTTAAGAAGAGTGGTTTTGGTCGGTTCAACGGGTATCAAGGGTTGGATGAGTTTTTGTACTGCAAGACAGTAACTTGGATGGAGTAG